A DNA window from Nitratidesulfovibrio sp. contains the following coding sequences:
- the tilS gene encoding tRNA lysidine(34) synthetase TilS, producing the protein MPHSEIPHASPALAPRPLLPQRLPLRLQDLPPPAARFCLRVGDFLSGELARGTTHGKGFPASGRSDAIAETQPSPNADLSLVVGVSGGADSLCLLLVLRWLAPRLGLRLHAAVLDHGLRRESADEARAVAALCRRLGVPCRAERIDVAGHAAQERCGLEDAGRRARYAFFESERQRTGADWICTAHQADDLCEDVLLRLVRGTGWPGLGGMPAMDPARRILRPLLTTERRDIDAFLAELAVRPVRDPSNADPAYRRNRLRHQVLPLLRAENPALGEAVRSLWELARCDADYWTRQLDGLEEAWPQHTSPPDVGPDVLPDVVPDVLPDAPPPVPPDLPLRNAPPHDTAQPSLIDRSAAMPEKTPDLPPHAVPDGYAPAPAASAPQRIALPARTLRGLHRAARLRLYKRMLDRLGPGQPLAASLMDLDAAWQAGHGGACVQFPGGKTARVVPVSGGIGASDDSGGREGAGGIEFRACAPMPSLPEQG; encoded by the coding sequence ATGCCCCACTCCGAAATCCCGCACGCATCCCCTGCCCTCGCGCCCCGCCCGCTGCTGCCGCAGCGGCTGCCGCTGCGCTTGCAGGACCTGCCGCCCCCTGCGGCGCGGTTCTGCCTGCGCGTGGGCGACTTCCTGAGCGGGGAGTTGGCGCGTGGGACAACGCACGGCAAGGGCTTTCCCGCGTCCGGGCGATCTGATGCGATTGCGGAAACGCAGCCGTCCCCCAATGCCGATCTTTCGCTGGTGGTGGGGGTTTCCGGCGGGGCCGACTCGCTGTGTCTGCTGCTGGTCCTGCGCTGGCTGGCCCCCCGGCTTGGGCTGCGCCTGCATGCCGCCGTGCTGGACCATGGCCTGCGCCGGGAATCGGCGGACGAAGCCCGCGCCGTGGCCGCGCTGTGCCGCCGTCTGGGCGTGCCCTGCCGCGCGGAACGGATCGACGTGGCCGGGCATGCGGCGCAGGAGCGTTGCGGCCTTGAAGACGCTGGGCGGCGCGCCCGGTACGCCTTCTTCGAGTCGGAACGGCAGCGCACCGGGGCGGACTGGATCTGCACCGCCCACCAGGCGGACGACCTGTGCGAGGACGTACTGTTGCGACTGGTACGGGGCACTGGCTGGCCCGGTCTGGGGGGCATGCCCGCCATGGACCCGGCACGGCGCATCCTGCGGCCCCTGCTGACCACGGAACGCCGCGACATCGACGCATTTCTGGCGGAGCTTGCCGTGCGGCCCGTGCGCGACCCCTCCAACGCCGATCCCGCCTACCGCCGCAACCGGCTGCGCCATCAGGTGCTGCCCCTGCTGCGCGCGGAAAACCCGGCCCTGGGCGAGGCCGTGCGTTCACTGTGGGAACTGGCCCGCTGTGATGCCGACTACTGGACCCGACAACTCGACGGGCTGGAAGAAGCGTGGCCACAGCACACCTCGCCCCCAGACGTGGGGCCAGACGTGCTGCCAGACGTGGTGCCAGACGTGCTGCCAGACGCGCCGCCCCCCGTGCCGCCAGACCTCCCGCTCCGCAACGCCCCCCCTCATGACACCGCGCAGCCGAGCCTTATTGACCGGTCCGCCGCCATGCCGGAAAAAACACCAGACCTGCCCCCCCACGCGGTTCCGGATGGATATGCCCCCGCGCCAGCCGCGTCCGCGCCGCAACGCATCGCCCTGCCCGCCCGCACCCTGCGCGGCCTGCACCGCGCGGCCCGCCTGCGCCTGTACAAACGCATGCTGGACAGGCTGGGGCCGGGCCAACCGCTGGCCGCCAGCCTGATGGACCTGGATGCGGCATGGCAGGCCGGGCATGGCGGGGCCTGCGTGCAGTTTCCCGGCGGCAAGACGGCGCGGGTGGTTCCCGTGTCCGGCGGCATCGGCGCCAGCGACGACAGCGGCGGCAGGGAAGGCGCCGGGGGCATAGAGTTTCGCGCCTGCGCACCCATGCCTTCCTTGCCCGAACAGGGGTAG
- the hemA gene encoding glutamyl-tRNA reductase: MDQEIYLIGLNHRTASVEVRERFALTDCTVLEQGVVPTGDDISEVVILSTCNRVEIMAVGNGPGVPQRVLDCWAAARGQQRGDLEPFVYVHKGIDAVRHLFSVASSLDSMVVGEPQILGQLKDAYRKAVGRSATRVVLNRLLHKAFSVAKRVRTETAVASSAVSISYAAVELAKRIFGEMSQYKAMLIGAGEMAELAATHLLNSGIREIMVANRTFERGLQLAKQFKGEAVLFQDLSVRLSEADIIISSTGAHEPIIRARDIKDVLKRRKNRPMFFIDIAVPRDIDPDVNNLDNVYLYDIDDLKEVVEENMAQRRDEAAKARSIVEEEAGNFAKWLKSLDLQPTIVDLLRRSERIAQDELARTLKRIGPVDDATREALQAMLCAIVKKVNHEPITFLKRRFDEEEAGTRYIDITRRMFNLDCDDVPEDAHSDRKHPQPRDDA, encoded by the coding sequence ATGGATCAGGAAATCTATCTCATCGGTCTCAACCACCGCACCGCCAGCGTTGAAGTGCGAGAACGGTTCGCCCTCACCGACTGTACCGTCCTTGAGCAAGGGGTGGTGCCCACTGGCGACGACATTTCCGAAGTGGTCATCCTGTCCACCTGCAACCGCGTGGAGATCATGGCCGTGGGCAACGGCCCCGGCGTGCCCCAGCGCGTGCTGGACTGCTGGGCCGCCGCGCGTGGGCAGCAGCGTGGCGACCTGGAACCCTTCGTCTACGTGCACAAAGGCATCGACGCGGTGCGCCACCTGTTCAGCGTGGCCTCCAGCCTCGATTCCATGGTGGTGGGCGAACCGCAAATCCTTGGCCAGCTCAAGGACGCCTACCGCAAGGCCGTGGGCCGCAGCGCCACCCGGGTGGTGCTGAACCGCCTGCTGCACAAGGCCTTTTCCGTTGCCAAACGGGTGCGCACCGAAACCGCAGTGGCCTCCAGCGCCGTGTCCATCAGCTACGCGGCCGTGGAACTGGCCAAGCGCATCTTTGGCGAAATGTCGCAGTACAAGGCCATGCTCATCGGCGCGGGCGAAATGGCGGAACTTGCGGCAACCCACCTGCTGAATTCCGGCATCCGCGAGATCATGGTGGCCAACCGCACCTTCGAACGCGGCCTGCAACTGGCAAAGCAGTTCAAGGGCGAGGCGGTGCTGTTCCAGGACCTGTCCGTGCGGCTGTCAGAGGCGGACATCATCATCAGCTCCACCGGCGCGCACGAGCCGATCATCCGAGCACGGGACATCAAGGACGTGCTGAAGCGCCGCAAGAACCGGCCCATGTTCTTCATCGACATCGCCGTGCCGCGCGACATCGACCCCGATGTCAACAACCTGGACAACGTCTACCTGTACGACATCGACGACCTGAAAGAGGTGGTCGAGGAAAACATGGCCCAGCGCCGCGACGAGGCGGCCAAGGCCCGCTCCATCGTGGAAGAGGAGGCGGGCAACTTCGCCAAATGGCTGAAGTCGCTCGATCTGCAACCCACCATCGTGGACCTGTTGCGGCGCAGCGAACGCATTGCCCAGGACGAACTGGCCCGCACCCTGAAGCGCATCGGCCCGGTGGACGACGCCACCCGCGAGGCGTTGCAGGCCATGCTGTGCGCCATCGTCAAGAAGGTGAACCACGAGCCCATCACCTTCCTGAAACGCCGCTTCGACGAGGAAGAGGCCGGAACCCGGTACATCGACATCACCCGCCGCATGTTCAACCTGGACTGCGACGACGTGCCCGAAGACGCCCACAGCGACCGCAAGCACCCGCAGCCGCGCGACGACGCATAA
- the ccsA gene encoding cytochrome c biogenesis protein CcsA → MSSLELLSIAIIMLYVLGTVCIAVGLLARRDRLKRLSHWLTVAGFVLHTLMLGLSMQGQTWQILEKAYYFRMLSWSLLLIYFFVWWRLRLEFLGLTASPVALVFYVSSFMLADVQSKLPPAMSGLFFGLHIGTLFLSFSLMTMACGAGLLFLYMDRKLKHKTRLSGFDRDLPALSAFDRVNHLAVMAGFPLFTLGMVSGFVWARIAWGKVLSWDPKEIVSLVVWCMFAVLFHQRLALGWRGRKTAVMAIWIFAVCVFSLLGVNFLMTTHHSFNPQ, encoded by the coding sequence ATGAGCTCGCTTGAGCTGCTTTCCATCGCCATCATCATGCTCTACGTGCTCGGCACGGTGTGCATAGCCGTGGGCCTGCTGGCCCGGCGCGACAGGCTGAAGCGCCTTTCGCACTGGCTGACCGTGGCGGGCTTTGTCCTGCACACGCTGATGCTGGGGCTGTCCATGCAGGGGCAGACCTGGCAGATACTGGAAAAAGCCTACTATTTCCGCATGCTCTCATGGAGCCTGCTGCTGATCTATTTCTTTGTCTGGTGGCGGCTGCGGCTGGAATTCCTGGGGCTTACCGCTTCGCCGGTGGCGCTGGTGTTCTACGTCTCGTCGTTCATGCTGGCCGACGTGCAGAGCAAGCTGCCGCCCGCCATGTCCGGCCTGTTCTTCGGGCTGCACATCGGCACGCTGTTCCTCAGCTTCAGCCTGATGACCATGGCTTGCGGGGCCGGGCTGCTGTTCCTGTACATGGACCGCAAGCTGAAGCACAAAACGCGTCTTTCCGGCTTCGACCGCGACCTGCCCGCGCTTTCCGCCTTCGACAGGGTGAACCACCTCGCGGTGATGGCGGGTTTTCCCCTGTTCACGCTGGGCATGGTTTCCGGCTTCGTGTGGGCGCGCATTGCCTGGGGCAAGGTACTGTCGTGGGACCCCAAGGAAATCGTCTCGCTGGTGGTGTGGTGCATGTTCGCCGTGCTGTTCCACCAGCGGCTGGCGCTGGGCTGGCGGGGCCGCAAGACCGCCGTCATGGCCATCTGGATCTTCGCGGTATGCGTGTTCTCGCTGCTGGGGGTCAACTTCCTGATGACCACGCACCACAGCTTCAACCCGCAATAA
- a CDS encoding bifunctional precorrin-2 dehydrogenase/sirohydrochlorin ferrochelatase gives MRYYPLLLDLHGRACLVVGAGGVGRRKLASLLDCGPARVLVLDANPEAPSDPELAPLLGHPAVRFEARPFAPADVDGCALAFAATGSRAVNAAVADACRQRNVPCNVADAPDEGAFIVPAHFACGDLTVALSTGGHSPALARRIRMDLQAWFGARYDGITVLLGRLRPLVLALGHETGQNTALFRAIVESPLIDALAARDRAGAERILTELLPAELHPRIVELLHELA, from the coding sequence ATGCGTTACTATCCCCTGCTTCTCGACCTGCATGGCCGCGCCTGCCTGGTGGTGGGCGCGGGGGGCGTGGGGCGCCGCAAGCTGGCATCGCTGCTGGACTGCGGCCCGGCCCGCGTGCTGGTGCTGGATGCCAACCCGGAAGCGCCTTCTGACCCGGAACTGGCCCCCCTGCTGGGCCACCCCGCCGTGCGCTTCGAGGCGCGGCCCTTTGCCCCCGCCGACGTGGACGGCTGCGCCCTGGCCTTCGCGGCCACGGGCAGCCGCGCCGTCAACGCCGCCGTGGCCGATGCCTGCCGCCAGCGCAACGTGCCCTGCAACGTGGCCGACGCCCCGGACGAGGGAGCGTTCATCGTGCCCGCCCATTTCGCCTGCGGCGACCTGACGGTGGCCCTTTCCACCGGGGGGCACAGCCCGGCCCTTGCCCGGCGCATCCGCATGGACCTGCAAGCCTGGTTCGGCGCCCGGTACGACGGCATCACCGTACTGCTGGGCCGCCTGCGGCCGCTCGTTCTTGCGCTTGGGCACGAGACAGGGCAGAATACGGCGCTGTTCCGCGCCATCGTGGAATCGCCGCTCATCGACGCACTGGCCGCGCGCGACCGCGCCGGGGCCGAACGCATCCTGACCGAACTGCTGCCCGCGGAACTGCATCCGCGCATCGTGGAGTTGCTGCATGAGCTCGCTTGA
- a CDS encoding glycosyltransferase family 9 protein codes for MAKHLVIQLARFGDLVQTKRLILSLLDEGADGGGTDGAGQGAGHADAATPSGVGSLDSAMRPAPAVHLAPAVHLAEVHLAVDASLAELARLVYPGVTVHAVRAHGGVPQADVLAHNTRAFAALAAERFDTVYNLNNSGLNMALAALFPPDAVRGYRNLNGQPLRDRWMRMAFRWVAHRRLSPVNLVDFWAALAPRPIAPARVNPIAQRGGRGIGVVLAGRMSRRSLPPEALAACLRAVYEGLGGPRVTFFGTNAERPLLRKVLDHLPASVAGNHDNLVGRTGWADLADALAGLDTLLTPDTGTMHLAAHLGVPVQGFFLSSAWCHETGPYGPGHRVWQATQDCLPCLEARPCPIGVQCLDAFRSREFLSFLSGRPGDRHPPGMLGMVSTLDDVGSTWLTVFGEDPSAPRRVELRALVGEYLGLFTGEDLTDHDLARLLYHEADWMLPGPEGAAFAAFDPFADEPWRGA; via the coding sequence ATGGCCAAACACCTCGTCATCCAGCTGGCCCGTTTCGGCGACCTTGTGCAGACCAAGCGCCTGATACTGTCGCTGCTGGATGAGGGGGCGGACGGCGGTGGTACGGACGGCGCAGGTCAGGGCGCGGGACACGCGGATGCCGCGACCCCGTCCGGCGTGGGCAGCCTTGACTCCGCAATGCGTCCCGCCCCCGCAGTGCATCTGGCCCCCGCAGTGCATCTGGCCGAGGTCCATCTGGCTGTAGACGCCTCGCTGGCTGAGCTGGCCCGGCTGGTCTACCCCGGCGTCACGGTGCACGCGGTGCGCGCCCATGGCGGTGTCCCGCAGGCGGACGTGCTGGCGCACAACACCCGCGCCTTCGCCGCCCTGGCGGCGGAACGCTTCGACACCGTCTACAATCTGAACAATTCCGGGCTGAACATGGCCCTTGCCGCGCTGTTTCCGCCCGATGCGGTACGCGGCTACCGCAACCTGAACGGCCAGCCCCTGCGCGACCGCTGGATGCGCATGGCCTTTCGCTGGGTGGCGCACCGCCGCCTGTCTCCCGTGAACCTGGTGGATTTCTGGGCGGCGCTGGCCCCCCGGCCCATTGCCCCGGCCAGGGTAAACCCCATCGCCCAGCGGGGCGGGCGGGGCATTGGCGTGGTGCTGGCCGGCCGCATGTCGCGCCGGTCCCTGCCGCCCGAGGCGCTGGCGGCCTGTCTGCGCGCCGTGTACGAGGGGCTGGGCGGCCCGCGCGTGACCTTTTTCGGAACCAATGCCGAGCGTCCGTTGCTGCGCAAGGTGCTGGACCATCTGCCCGCGTCCGTGGCCGGAAACCACGACAACCTCGTGGGCCGCACCGGCTGGGCGGACCTTGCCGATGCGCTTGCGGGGCTGGACACGCTGCTCACCCCCGATACCGGCACCATGCACCTGGCCGCGCATCTGGGCGTGCCGGTGCAGGGGTTTTTCCTGTCCTCGGCGTGGTGCCACGAAACCGGTCCCTACGGCCCCGGTCACCGGGTATGGCAAGCCACCCAGGATTGCCTGCCGTGCCTCGAGGCCCGGCCCTGTCCCATCGGGGTGCAATGTCTGGATGCCTTCCGTTCGCGCGAGTTCCTGTCCTTCCTGTCCGGGCGCCCCGGCGACCGCCACCCGCCCGGCATGCTGGGCATGGTCTCCACCCTCGACGACGTGGGGTCCACCTGGCTCACCGTGTTCGGCGAAGACCCGTCCGCACCGCGCCGGGTGGAACTGCGGGCGCTGGTGGGCGAGTACCTTGGCCTGTTCACGGGCGAGGATCTGACGGACCACGATCTGGCCCGCCTGCTGTACCACGAGGCGGACTGGATGCTGCCCGGCCCGGAAGGCGCGGCATTCGCCGCGTTCGACCCGTTTGCGGACGAGCCGTGGCGCGGTGCTTGA